The Bombus huntii isolate Logan2020A chromosome 6, iyBomHunt1.1, whole genome shotgun sequence genome window below encodes:
- the LOC126866495 gene encoding glutamic acid-rich protein-like isoform X5 has protein sequence MLVGLIGVVIIEHRGTTDISTPLESSRWAFIFDGWVDDSLSLSNEESHDNENEKTKQIEDERRYNEDDEKLETTETEIESEIATETETDTETETGEVQDDEMLNESTEEEEEEKEEEEEEEVKKEEEEEEEEQEEEGEEEDQETAIENESNEEESEIFPNKEDINTELSRESKYENRKHTEVTLEDDDISSTFDDTNVLEEIYGISTEKDSDEKSVLNEVDNQFDKILEMPRNEDIFETFLDDIPGVKEINDDNIEPLEEVENTEPEEYVNDVDVKPEIEEIEEESTSVAMKFGVGVALIVAAHFVLVKRWNNGKHEKEVQEKSGKIEIKKYKRGEEEGKKTGQQVVVQKDTEFEKEEEREGVEEEQEEGDERDVEEGVGEEEGEEEGEVMNKRNQDDIEEKKKGVLGTREGKEGNQNIRWNEIKNKKNKSNTDEIGIVQKTMLKEGERTEEEEDEGEEEEEVEEEEEEEEVEEEEEEEEEEGEEEEGEEEEGEEEEEEEKDEGEEEEEEIENFDDTELIAKLEAKYGKLQTLQNDNEEDSEHEKEVTNNSLVTWKQKQ, from the exons ATGCTTGTTGGCTTAATCGGTGTAGTTATTATTGAGCACAGAGGTACTACAGACA TTAGTACACCATTAGAGTCTTCTCGTTGGGCCTTTATCTTTGATGGGTGGGTAGATGATTCTTTATCTCTATCTAATGAAGAATCACATgataatgaaaatgaaaaaactaAACAAATAGAAGATGAAAGGAGGTATAATGAAGACGATGAAAAGTTAGAAACTACAGAAACTGAAATTGAATCTGAAATTGCAACTGAAACTGAAACTGATACAGAAACTGAAACTGGAGAAGTTCAGGATGATGAAATGTTGAATGAATctacagaagaagaagaagaagaaaaagaagaagaagaagaagaagaagtaaagaaagaagaagaagaagaagaagaagaacaagaagaagaaggagaagaggaAGACCAGGAAACTGCAATTGAAAATGAATCAAATGAAGAagaaagtgaaatttttccaaataaagAAG ATATCAATACAGAATTAAGCCGCGAGAGTAAATATGAAAACAGGAAGCACACAGAAGTTACATTAGAAGATGATGATATTagttcaacgtttgatgataCTAATGTATTAGAAGAAATATATGGTATTAGTACAGAGAAAGACTCGGATGaaaaatctgttttaaatGAAGTAGATAAccaatttgataaaatattagaaatgcCAAGAAATGAAGACATATTTGAGACATTTTTAGACGACATTCCTGGTGTTAAGGAAATTAATGATGACAATATAGAACCTTTAGAAGAG GTAGAAAACACAGAACCAGAAGAATATGTTAATGATGTAGATGTAAAGCcagaaatagaagaaatagaagaagaaTCTACTAGTG TGGCAATGAAGTTTGGAGTCGGTGTGGCACTTATTGTCGCTGCACATTTTGTCCTTGTGAAACGATGGAATAACG gaAAGCATGAAAAAGAAGTGCAAGAGAAAAGtggaaaaatagaaataaagaaatataagcGCGGAGAAGAAGAGGGTAAAAAGACAGGACAACAGGTTGTTGTGCAAAAAGATACTGAGttcgagaaagaagaagaaagggaaGGAGTAGAAGAGGAACAAGAGGAGGGGGATGAGAGAGATGTAGAGGAAGGGGtaggagaagaagaaggggAAGAGGAAGGAGAAGTAATGAACAAACGGAATCAAGATGacatagaagaaaaaaagaaaggagtaTTAGGAACACGAGAAGGAAAAGAGGGGAATCAAAATATAAGAtggaatgaaataaaaaacaaaaaaaataagaGCAATACGGATGAAATAGGAATTGTGCAAAAGACAATGTTAAAAGAAGGAGAACggacagaagaagaagaggatgaaggagaagaagaagaagaagtagaagaagaagaagaagaagaagaagtagaagaagaagaggaggaggaggaggaagagggagaagaggaggagggagaagaggaagagggagaagaggaagaggaagaagaaaaggatgaaggagaagaagaagaggaggaaatcgaaaattttgacgataCTGAGTTAATTGCGAAACTTGAAGCTAAATATGGAAAATTACAAACTTTACAAAATGATAATGAAGAAGATAGTGAGCATGAAAAAGAAGTAACAAACAACAGTTTAGTAACGTGGAAgcaaaaacaataa
- the LOC126866495 gene encoding glutamic acid-rich protein-like isoform X3 translates to MNKQNEEDNIIPSPTVGNASENLTDNVTIHIYKESTTGGHWCARIIFFTVLTMLVGLIGVVIIEHRGTTDISTPLESSRWAFIFDGWVDDSLSLSNEESHDNENEKTKQIEDERRYNEDDEKLETTETEIESEIATETETDTETETGEVQDDEMLNESTEEEEEEKEEEEEEEVKKEEEEEEEEQEEEGEEEDQETAIENESNEEESEIFPNKEDINTELSRESKYENRKHTEVTLEDDDISSTFDDTNVLEEIYGISTEKDSDEKSVLNEVDNQFDKILEMPRNEDIFETFLDDIPGVKEINDDNIEPLEEVENTEPEEYVNDVDVKPEIEEIEEESTSVAMKFGVGVALIVAAHFVLVKRWNNGKHEKEVQEKSGKIEIKKYKRGEEEGKKTGQQVVVQKDTEFEKEEEREGVEEEQEEGDERDVEEGVGEEEGEEEGEVMNKRNQDDIEEKKKGVLGTREGKEGNQNIRWNEIKNKKNKSNTDEIGIVQKTMLKEGERTEEEEDEGEEEEEVEEEEEEEEVEEEEEEEEEEGEEEEGEEEEGEEEEEEEKDEGEEEEEEIENFDDTELIAKLEAKYGKLQTLQNDNEEDSEHEKEVTNNSLVTWKQKQ, encoded by the exons ATGAATAAgcaaa ATGAAGAagataacattataccatcaCCTACAGTGGGAAATGCTAGTGAAAATTTAACAGACAATGTAactatacatatttataaagaaAGTACTACAGGTGGACACTGGTGTGCTCGAATCATATTCTTTACTGTCTTAACAATGCTTGTTGGCTTAATCGGTGTAGTTATTATTGAGCACAGAGGTACTACAGACA TTAGTACACCATTAGAGTCTTCTCGTTGGGCCTTTATCTTTGATGGGTGGGTAGATGATTCTTTATCTCTATCTAATGAAGAATCACATgataatgaaaatgaaaaaactaAACAAATAGAAGATGAAAGGAGGTATAATGAAGACGATGAAAAGTTAGAAACTACAGAAACTGAAATTGAATCTGAAATTGCAACTGAAACTGAAACTGATACAGAAACTGAAACTGGAGAAGTTCAGGATGATGAAATGTTGAATGAATctacagaagaagaagaagaagaaaaagaagaagaagaagaagaagaagtaaagaaagaagaagaagaagaagaagaagaacaagaagaagaaggagaagaggaAGACCAGGAAACTGCAATTGAAAATGAATCAAATGAAGAagaaagtgaaatttttccaaataaagAAG ATATCAATACAGAATTAAGCCGCGAGAGTAAATATGAAAACAGGAAGCACACAGAAGTTACATTAGAAGATGATGATATTagttcaacgtttgatgataCTAATGTATTAGAAGAAATATATGGTATTAGTACAGAGAAAGACTCGGATGaaaaatctgttttaaatGAAGTAGATAAccaatttgataaaatattagaaatgcCAAGAAATGAAGACATATTTGAGACATTTTTAGACGACATTCCTGGTGTTAAGGAAATTAATGATGACAATATAGAACCTTTAGAAGAG GTAGAAAACACAGAACCAGAAGAATATGTTAATGATGTAGATGTAAAGCcagaaatagaagaaatagaagaagaaTCTACTAGTG TGGCAATGAAGTTTGGAGTCGGTGTGGCACTTATTGTCGCTGCACATTTTGTCCTTGTGAAACGATGGAATAACG gaAAGCATGAAAAAGAAGTGCAAGAGAAAAGtggaaaaatagaaataaagaaatataagcGCGGAGAAGAAGAGGGTAAAAAGACAGGACAACAGGTTGTTGTGCAAAAAGATACTGAGttcgagaaagaagaagaaagggaaGGAGTAGAAGAGGAACAAGAGGAGGGGGATGAGAGAGATGTAGAGGAAGGGGtaggagaagaagaaggggAAGAGGAAGGAGAAGTAATGAACAAACGGAATCAAGATGacatagaagaaaaaaagaaaggagtaTTAGGAACACGAGAAGGAAAAGAGGGGAATCAAAATATAAGAtggaatgaaataaaaaacaaaaaaaataagaGCAATACGGATGAAATAGGAATTGTGCAAAAGACAATGTTAAAAGAAGGAGAACggacagaagaagaagaggatgaaggagaagaagaagaagaagtagaagaagaagaagaagaagaagaagtagaagaagaagaggaggaggaggaggaagagggagaagaggaggagggagaagaggaagagggagaagaggaagaggaagaagaaaaggatgaaggagaagaagaagaggaggaaatcgaaaattttgacgataCTGAGTTAATTGCGAAACTTGAAGCTAAATATGGAAAATTACAAACTTTACAAAATGATAATGAAGAAGATAGTGAGCATGAAAAAGAAGTAACAAACAACAGTTTAGTAACGTGGAAgcaaaaacaataa
- the LOC126866495 gene encoding glutamic acid-rich protein-like isoform X2, producing MIYKNDSILLDEEDNIIPSPTVGNASENLTDNVTIHIYKESTTGGHWCARIIFFTVLTMLVGLIGVVIIEHRGTTDISTPLESSRWAFIFDGWVDDSLSLSNEESHDNENEKTKQIEDERRYNEDDEKLETTETEIESEIATETETDTETETGEVQDDEMLNESTEEEEEEKEEEEEEEVKKEEEEEEEEQEEEGEEEDQETAIENESNEEESEIFPNKEDINTELSRESKYENRKHTEVTLEDDDISSTFDDTNVLEEIYGISTEKDSDEKSVLNEVDNQFDKILEMPRNEDIFETFLDDIPGVKEINDDNIEPLEEVENTEPEEYVNDVDVKPEIEEIEEESTSVAMKFGVGVALIVAAHFVLVKRWNNGKHEKEVQEKSGKIEIKKYKRGEEEGKKTGQQVVVQKDTEFEKEEEREGVEEEQEEGDERDVEEGVGEEEGEEEGEVMNKRNQDDIEEKKKGVLGTREGKEGNQNIRWNEIKNKKNKSNTDEIGIVQKTMLKEGERTEEEEDEGEEEEEVEEEEEEEEVEEEEEEEEEEGEEEEGEEEEGEEEEEEEKDEGEEEEEEIENFDDTELIAKLEAKYGKLQTLQNDNEEDSEHEKEVTNNSLVTWKQKQ from the exons ATGATTTACAAAAATGACAGTATTTTGCTTG ATGAAGAagataacattataccatcaCCTACAGTGGGAAATGCTAGTGAAAATTTAACAGACAATGTAactatacatatttataaagaaAGTACTACAGGTGGACACTGGTGTGCTCGAATCATATTCTTTACTGTCTTAACAATGCTTGTTGGCTTAATCGGTGTAGTTATTATTGAGCACAGAGGTACTACAGACA TTAGTACACCATTAGAGTCTTCTCGTTGGGCCTTTATCTTTGATGGGTGGGTAGATGATTCTTTATCTCTATCTAATGAAGAATCACATgataatgaaaatgaaaaaactaAACAAATAGAAGATGAAAGGAGGTATAATGAAGACGATGAAAAGTTAGAAACTACAGAAACTGAAATTGAATCTGAAATTGCAACTGAAACTGAAACTGATACAGAAACTGAAACTGGAGAAGTTCAGGATGATGAAATGTTGAATGAATctacagaagaagaagaagaagaaaaagaagaagaagaagaagaagaagtaaagaaagaagaagaagaagaagaagaagaacaagaagaagaaggagaagaggaAGACCAGGAAACTGCAATTGAAAATGAATCAAATGAAGAagaaagtgaaatttttccaaataaagAAG ATATCAATACAGAATTAAGCCGCGAGAGTAAATATGAAAACAGGAAGCACACAGAAGTTACATTAGAAGATGATGATATTagttcaacgtttgatgataCTAATGTATTAGAAGAAATATATGGTATTAGTACAGAGAAAGACTCGGATGaaaaatctgttttaaatGAAGTAGATAAccaatttgataaaatattagaaatgcCAAGAAATGAAGACATATTTGAGACATTTTTAGACGACATTCCTGGTGTTAAGGAAATTAATGATGACAATATAGAACCTTTAGAAGAG GTAGAAAACACAGAACCAGAAGAATATGTTAATGATGTAGATGTAAAGCcagaaatagaagaaatagaagaagaaTCTACTAGTG TGGCAATGAAGTTTGGAGTCGGTGTGGCACTTATTGTCGCTGCACATTTTGTCCTTGTGAAACGATGGAATAACG gaAAGCATGAAAAAGAAGTGCAAGAGAAAAGtggaaaaatagaaataaagaaatataagcGCGGAGAAGAAGAGGGTAAAAAGACAGGACAACAGGTTGTTGTGCAAAAAGATACTGAGttcgagaaagaagaagaaagggaaGGAGTAGAAGAGGAACAAGAGGAGGGGGATGAGAGAGATGTAGAGGAAGGGGtaggagaagaagaaggggAAGAGGAAGGAGAAGTAATGAACAAACGGAATCAAGATGacatagaagaaaaaaagaaaggagtaTTAGGAACACGAGAAGGAAAAGAGGGGAATCAAAATATAAGAtggaatgaaataaaaaacaaaaaaaataagaGCAATACGGATGAAATAGGAATTGTGCAAAAGACAATGTTAAAAGAAGGAGAACggacagaagaagaagaggatgaaggagaagaagaagaagaagtagaagaagaagaagaagaagaagaagtagaagaagaagaggaggaggaggaggaagagggagaagaggaggagggagaagaggaagagggagaagaggaagaggaagaagaaaaggatgaaggagaagaagaagaggaggaaatcgaaaattttgacgataCTGAGTTAATTGCGAAACTTGAAGCTAAATATGGAAAATTACAAACTTTACAAAATGATAATGAAGAAGATAGTGAGCATGAAAAAGAAGTAACAAACAACAGTTTAGTAACGTGGAAgcaaaaacaataa
- the LOC126866495 gene encoding glutamic acid-rich protein-like isoform X4: MSGDVQARKRREKKRKKDEEDNIIPSPTVGNASENLTDNVTIHIYKESTTGGHWCARIIFFTVLTMLVGLIGVVIIEHRGTTDISTPLESSRWAFIFDGWVDDSLSLSNEESHDNENEKTKQIEDERRYNEDDEKLETTETEIESEIATETETDTETETGEVQDDEMLNESTEEEEEEKEEEEEEEVKKEEEEEEEEQEEEGEEEDQETAIENESNEEESEIFPNKEDINTELSRESKYENRKHTEVTLEDDDISSTFDDTNVLEEIYGISTEKDSDEKSVLNEVDNQFDKILEMPRNEDIFETFLDDIPGVKEINDDNIEPLEEVENTEPEEYVNDVDVKPEIEEIEEESTSGKHEKEVQEKSGKIEIKKYKRGEEEGKKTGQQVVVQKDTEFEKEEEREGVEEEQEEGDERDVEEGVGEEEGEEEGEVMNKRNQDDIEEKKKGVLGTREGKEGNQNIRWNEIKNKKNKSNTDEIGIVQKTMLKEGERTEEEEDEGEEEEEVEEEEEEEEVEEEEEEEEEEGEEEEGEEEEGEEEEEEEKDEGEEEEEEIENFDDTELIAKLEAKYGKLQTLQNDNEEDSEHEKEVTNNSLVTWKQKQ, encoded by the exons ATGTCTGGTGATGTTCAAGCAAGGAAACGGAGAGAGAAAAAACGTAAAAAGG ATGAAGAagataacattataccatcaCCTACAGTGGGAAATGCTAGTGAAAATTTAACAGACAATGTAactatacatatttataaagaaAGTACTACAGGTGGACACTGGTGTGCTCGAATCATATTCTTTACTGTCTTAACAATGCTTGTTGGCTTAATCGGTGTAGTTATTATTGAGCACAGAGGTACTACAGACA TTAGTACACCATTAGAGTCTTCTCGTTGGGCCTTTATCTTTGATGGGTGGGTAGATGATTCTTTATCTCTATCTAATGAAGAATCACATgataatgaaaatgaaaaaactaAACAAATAGAAGATGAAAGGAGGTATAATGAAGACGATGAAAAGTTAGAAACTACAGAAACTGAAATTGAATCTGAAATTGCAACTGAAACTGAAACTGATACAGAAACTGAAACTGGAGAAGTTCAGGATGATGAAATGTTGAATGAATctacagaagaagaagaagaagaaaaagaagaagaagaagaagaagaagtaaagaaagaagaagaagaagaagaagaagaacaagaagaagaaggagaagaggaAGACCAGGAAACTGCAATTGAAAATGAATCAAATGAAGAagaaagtgaaatttttccaaataaagAAG ATATCAATACAGAATTAAGCCGCGAGAGTAAATATGAAAACAGGAAGCACACAGAAGTTACATTAGAAGATGATGATATTagttcaacgtttgatgataCTAATGTATTAGAAGAAATATATGGTATTAGTACAGAGAAAGACTCGGATGaaaaatctgttttaaatGAAGTAGATAAccaatttgataaaatattagaaatgcCAAGAAATGAAGACATATTTGAGACATTTTTAGACGACATTCCTGGTGTTAAGGAAATTAATGATGACAATATAGAACCTTTAGAAGAG GTAGAAAACACAGAACCAGAAGAATATGTTAATGATGTAGATGTAAAGCcagaaatagaagaaatagaagaagaaTCTACTAGTG gaAAGCATGAAAAAGAAGTGCAAGAGAAAAGtggaaaaatagaaataaagaaatataagcGCGGAGAAGAAGAGGGTAAAAAGACAGGACAACAGGTTGTTGTGCAAAAAGATACTGAGttcgagaaagaagaagaaagggaaGGAGTAGAAGAGGAACAAGAGGAGGGGGATGAGAGAGATGTAGAGGAAGGGGtaggagaagaagaaggggAAGAGGAAGGAGAAGTAATGAACAAACGGAATCAAGATGacatagaagaaaaaaagaaaggagtaTTAGGAACACGAGAAGGAAAAGAGGGGAATCAAAATATAAGAtggaatgaaataaaaaacaaaaaaaataagaGCAATACGGATGAAATAGGAATTGTGCAAAAGACAATGTTAAAAGAAGGAGAACggacagaagaagaagaggatgaaggagaagaagaagaagaagtagaagaagaagaagaagaagaagaagtagaagaagaagaggaggaggaggaggaagagggagaagaggaggagggagaagaggaagagggagaagaggaagaggaagaagaaaaggatgaaggagaagaagaagaggaggaaatcgaaaattttgacgataCTGAGTTAATTGCGAAACTTGAAGCTAAATATGGAAAATTACAAACTTTACAAAATGATAATGAAGAAGATAGTGAGCATGAAAAAGAAGTAACAAACAACAGTTTAGTAACGTGGAAgcaaaaacaataa
- the LOC126866495 gene encoding DNA ligase 1-like isoform X1 codes for MSGDVQARKRREKKRKKDEEDNIIPSPTVGNASENLTDNVTIHIYKESTTGGHWCARIIFFTVLTMLVGLIGVVIIEHRGTTDISTPLESSRWAFIFDGWVDDSLSLSNEESHDNENEKTKQIEDERRYNEDDEKLETTETEIESEIATETETDTETETGEVQDDEMLNESTEEEEEEKEEEEEEEVKKEEEEEEEEQEEEGEEEDQETAIENESNEEESEIFPNKEELSRESKYENRKHTEVTLEDDDISSTFDDTNVLEEIYGISTEKDSDEKSVLNEVDNQFDKILEMPRNEDIFETFLDDIPGVKEINDDNIEPLEEVENTEPEEYVNDVDVKPEIEEIEEESTSVAMKFGVGVALIVAAHFVLVKRWNNGKHEKEVQEKSGKIEIKKYKRGEEEGKKTGQQVVVQKDTEFEKEEEREGVEEEQEEGDERDVEEGVGEEEGEEEGEVMNKRNQDDIEEKKKGVLGTREGKEGNQNIRWNEIKNKKNKSNTDEIGIVQKTMLKEGERTEEEEDEGEEEEEVEEEEEEEEVEEEEEEEEEEGEEEEGEEEEGEEEEEEEKDEGEEEEEEIENFDDTELIAKLEAKYGKLQTLQNDNEEDSEHEKEVTNNSLVTWKQKQ; via the exons ATGTCTGGTGATGTTCAAGCAAGGAAACGGAGAGAGAAAAAACGTAAAAAGG ATGAAGAagataacattataccatcaCCTACAGTGGGAAATGCTAGTGAAAATTTAACAGACAATGTAactatacatatttataaagaaAGTACTACAGGTGGACACTGGTGTGCTCGAATCATATTCTTTACTGTCTTAACAATGCTTGTTGGCTTAATCGGTGTAGTTATTATTGAGCACAGAGGTACTACAGACA TTAGTACACCATTAGAGTCTTCTCGTTGGGCCTTTATCTTTGATGGGTGGGTAGATGATTCTTTATCTCTATCTAATGAAGAATCACATgataatgaaaatgaaaaaactaAACAAATAGAAGATGAAAGGAGGTATAATGAAGACGATGAAAAGTTAGAAACTACAGAAACTGAAATTGAATCTGAAATTGCAACTGAAACTGAAACTGATACAGAAACTGAAACTGGAGAAGTTCAGGATGATGAAATGTTGAATGAATctacagaagaagaagaagaagaaaaagaagaagaagaagaagaagaagtaaagaaagaagaagaagaagaagaagaagaacaagaagaagaaggagaagaggaAGACCAGGAAACTGCAATTGAAAATGAATCAAATGAAGAagaaagtgaaatttttccaaataaagAAG AATTAAGCCGCGAGAGTAAATATGAAAACAGGAAGCACACAGAAGTTACATTAGAAGATGATGATATTagttcaacgtttgatgataCTAATGTATTAGAAGAAATATATGGTATTAGTACAGAGAAAGACTCGGATGaaaaatctgttttaaatGAAGTAGATAAccaatttgataaaatattagaaatgcCAAGAAATGAAGACATATTTGAGACATTTTTAGACGACATTCCTGGTGTTAAGGAAATTAATGATGACAATATAGAACCTTTAGAAGAG GTAGAAAACACAGAACCAGAAGAATATGTTAATGATGTAGATGTAAAGCcagaaatagaagaaatagaagaagaaTCTACTAGTG TGGCAATGAAGTTTGGAGTCGGTGTGGCACTTATTGTCGCTGCACATTTTGTCCTTGTGAAACGATGGAATAACG gaAAGCATGAAAAAGAAGTGCAAGAGAAAAGtggaaaaatagaaataaagaaatataagcGCGGAGAAGAAGAGGGTAAAAAGACAGGACAACAGGTTGTTGTGCAAAAAGATACTGAGttcgagaaagaagaagaaagggaaGGAGTAGAAGAGGAACAAGAGGAGGGGGATGAGAGAGATGTAGAGGAAGGGGtaggagaagaagaaggggAAGAGGAAGGAGAAGTAATGAACAAACGGAATCAAGATGacatagaagaaaaaaagaaaggagtaTTAGGAACACGAGAAGGAAAAGAGGGGAATCAAAATATAAGAtggaatgaaataaaaaacaaaaaaaataagaGCAATACGGATGAAATAGGAATTGTGCAAAAGACAATGTTAAAAGAAGGAGAACggacagaagaagaagaggatgaaggagaagaagaagaagaagtagaagaagaagaagaagaagaagaagtagaagaagaagaggaggaggaggaggaagagggagaagaggaggagggagaagaggaagagggagaagaggaagaggaagaagaaaaggatgaaggagaagaagaagaggaggaaatcgaaaattttgacgataCTGAGTTAATTGCGAAACTTGAAGCTAAATATGGAAAATTACAAACTTTACAAAATGATAATGAAGAAGATAGTGAGCATGAAAAAGAAGTAACAAACAACAGTTTAGTAACGTGGAAgcaaaaacaataa